From the Merismopedia glauca CCAP 1448/3 genome, one window contains:
- a CDS encoding nSTAND1 domain-containing NTPase, which translates to MSPLSIRTSRSILDLETGAATIWVLPIGVNQYHDPELPALRYSAFDCQGFASALATATETFPKKHMRIHHDFAPQLPLLKQVRDSLGIIAAQAQSQDTVVFYFSGHGILDPTTGEAVLCLADTKTNNLVNTALSLAELLQTLERSLAHNQLICLDACHSGGLSLRKQQSFSGKTPDEPQGLVQPAIQVNPVQGSKSGAINPLTNQLVQVLQQRAARSQGFYALLSSDRAQQSWEFPELGHGVFTYYLMQGLRGEASDDAGLITADGLYSYVFHQTLQYIDQTNQQLRLVNQHKASRGEKLLQAEYPLQTPKRIVEGVGELILGVKPQQVKASVSSRKAIVIDGFGNPETLAFSKLISRSGNFDLTYWHPQGKQEEDLQQILSKSLGDGVSSLEEKKTLLLYVRSQIEQTSTGESVLILGEDVKLARSWLRQLLRRCLYSQQIVILDFPTPIELTGVILSLLKDWLEDLQVDSHIAQCFIAGSSLADRSETFTHILVRTLARASNNPEGLTIASWIPQLQQELAGSNVPWQISLAGTKAVMEVLPTQNGKSKTSIDLGICPYKGLRAFTEADAQYFYGRDSLTQELIQKLSLRSLLPVVGASGSGKSSVVQAGLVAKLRQGRHLPGSEQWWIRTLRPSDRPMQALSRSLVDAKTEKDRSYQQKLLEGILYQGLEGFVYWLRTRSEPMVVLVVDQFEELFTLASAIEREQFLNLILGAIELAPDKFKVVITLRADFMASCLEIPQLANLLQSHSVLVPAKLTSDDYRQAILQPAETVGLKVEPDLIAVLLQELDNSAADLPLLQFLLEQLWEQRIGGKLTLQTYLQQIGGLKGALEQKAQSVYDSLDPEAQRCTQWIFLSLTQLGEGTEDTRRRIPKSDLVVAKYPPELVERTLKALTDAKLVVVSCEEEVGTAKGQTSQELPNSGLKPQEISVEVAHEILIRHWSTLRWWLQENRARLSLQRQVEAAARLWQENAHQSDFLLQGVRLGAAEEIYIKYTDELSTEVQHFLEACLAARNEQQLQAKKRLRQTQAVAVGAIALGILAMGLGSLAYVQGEKAALSEVSALKSLSLASLSSNHQLEALVASLKAAKKWQHQRKLLSLVPGSDYATHEKLMLSVLMQTIYETQERNRLLGHGSWVTTAIFSPNGQIIASASVDRTIKLWKVDGTLIQTLTGHTQGVNSVTFSPDGQILASASSDRTIKLWKVDGTLIKTLTGHTDSVLGVSFSADGQQLASVSSDRTIKIWTVDGQLVKNLPGTLKQFTVVKFNPQFTTLAVGNSDGSVELWNQDGKFQKTLGKHSAEVDSLAFSPDGQALVSGSEDGTLKLWQLEQGTQRTLSQNNEDLPRREGPIKSVSFSPDGKYILSAGGDAAIRLWSVDGSLLATFLGHTRGINSVSFSPVGATMPSGIGQSIISASDDQTVRIWHWGEVVPTSLVGHESDIVGLNFSPDGQTLASSSQDGTVKLWNWQTKTLLNTLRGHTSWLTSVSFSPDGQTLVSASADKTMKVWTSAGNLLQTLSGHQGWVISANFSPIGLNLVSGSADGTIKLWERPANTSLFASQPKATLTGHTGWVTSVSFSPDAQLIASASADKTVKIWNLKGELIHTLEKHLASVWDVSFSPDGQLLGSASQDGTINLWQSNGTWLKTLEGHENEVNTLAFSPDSQLIASGSDDDTMKIWNREGDLLKTLSGHGGNIRSVAFSLDGHTLATGSSDRTIKLWDLRAVELQKRDLNSLISVGCQEVRDYLKTNSKIEESDRSLCDS; encoded by the coding sequence ATGTCTCCTCTTAGCATACGCACTAGTAGATCGATTCTCGATTTAGAGACGGGAGCCGCTACCATTTGGGTATTACCAATTGGAGTTAATCAATATCACGATCCTGAACTACCAGCTTTACGTTATTCAGCGTTTGATTGTCAAGGGTTCGCCTCAGCTTTAGCTACAGCAACTGAGACGTTTCCTAAAAAGCACATGAGGATTCACCACGATTTTGCGCCTCAATTGCCTTTATTGAAGCAAGTACGCGATAGTTTAGGGATAATTGCGGCTCAAGCTCAATCACAAGATACTGTAGTATTTTACTTTTCTGGACATGGCATTTTAGATCCAACGACTGGGGAAGCAGTTTTGTGTTTAGCAGATACCAAAACCAATAACCTAGTTAATACAGCTTTAAGCTTGGCAGAGTTATTACAAACTCTAGAAAGAAGTTTAGCTCATAACCAACTAATCTGTTTAGATGCGTGCCACAGTGGTGGCTTAAGTTTGCGGAAACAGCAAAGTTTTTCGGGTAAAACACCAGATGAACCTCAAGGGTTAGTACAGCCTGCTATACAAGTTAATCCGGTTCAAGGCTCCAAATCTGGGGCGATTAACCCTTTAACTAATCAATTAGTCCAGGTTTTACAGCAAAGAGCCGCTCGATCGCAAGGATTTTATGCTTTACTATCCTCAGATCGCGCTCAGCAATCTTGGGAGTTTCCCGAATTAGGACATGGGGTCTTTACTTACTATCTCATGCAAGGGTTGCGGGGAGAAGCATCTGATGACGCGGGTTTAATTACGGCTGATGGCTTATATAGCTATGTTTTTCATCAAACTCTGCAATATATCGATCAAACTAACCAACAACTACGCCTAGTTAATCAGCACAAAGCCAGTCGCGGGGAAAAACTCTTACAAGCTGAATATCCTTTACAAACTCCGAAGCGGATTGTGGAAGGGGTAGGAGAATTGATTTTAGGTGTCAAACCCCAACAAGTAAAAGCTTCTGTTTCTAGTCGGAAAGCGATAGTGATTGATGGGTTTGGGAATCCAGAAACCCTTGCTTTTAGTAAATTAATCAGTCGTTCGGGTAATTTCGATCTAACATATTGGCATCCTCAAGGTAAGCAGGAAGAGGATTTACAGCAAATTCTGAGTAAATCTCTAGGTGATGGTGTCTCTAGTCTAGAAGAGAAAAAAACCCTGCTATTGTACGTGCGATCGCAGATCGAACAAACTTCTACTGGTGAATCCGTCCTCATTTTGGGAGAAGATGTAAAATTAGCTCGTTCTTGGCTCAGACAACTATTACGTCGCTGTCTGTATAGTCAACAGATTGTTATACTCGATTTTCCCACACCAATTGAACTAACTGGTGTGATTCTCTCTTTACTCAAAGATTGGCTGGAAGATTTGCAAGTAGACAGCCATATCGCACAATGTTTCATAGCTGGCTCATCTTTGGCAGATCGATCCGAAACTTTTACTCATATTCTCGTCAGAACTTTAGCTAGAGCCAGTAATAATCCTGAAGGTTTAACAATTGCCAGTTGGATTCCACAATTACAACAAGAATTAGCTGGTAGTAACGTTCCTTGGCAAATTTCCTTGGCTGGAACCAAAGCGGTGATGGAGGTTTTACCAACTCAAAATGGGAAATCAAAAACCTCTATCGATTTAGGAATCTGTCCTTATAAAGGTTTAAGAGCTTTTACCGAAGCTGATGCTCAATATTTCTACGGTAGAGACAGTTTAACTCAAGAATTGATCCAAAAGTTGAGCTTGCGATCGCTTTTACCAGTAGTTGGTGCGTCTGGTAGCGGTAAGTCTTCGGTAGTTCAAGCGGGATTAGTCGCTAAGTTGCGTCAGGGGAGACATTTACCTGGAAGCGAACAATGGTGGATTCGCACCTTGCGTCCGAGCGATCGCCCTATGCAAGCATTATCTCGCAGTTTGGTGGATGCGAAGACGGAAAAGGATCGATCCTATCAACAAAAACTCCTCGAAGGGATTCTCTATCAAGGGTTAGAAGGATTTGTCTATTGGTTGCGAACTCGCAGCGAACCGATGGTGGTTCTGGTTGTCGATCAATTTGAGGAATTATTTACTCTGGCTTCTGCTATTGAGAGAGAACAGTTTTTAAACCTAATTTTGGGTGCGATCGAGTTAGCTCCTGATAAGTTTAAAGTAGTTATTACCTTACGAGCCGATTTTATGGCTAGTTGTTTGGAAATTCCCCAACTAGCTAACCTACTTCAAAGCCATAGCGTTCTAGTTCCGGCTAAACTTACCAGCGACGATTATCGCCAAGCAATCTTACAACCAGCCGAAACAGTTGGTTTAAAGGTAGAACCGGATTTAATTGCGGTCTTATTACAAGAATTGGATAATTCTGCCGCCGATTTGCCTTTATTACAGTTTCTCTTAGAACAGTTATGGGAACAAAGGATTGGTGGCAAGTTAACTTTACAGACTTATTTACAACAAATTGGCGGACTTAAAGGTGCTTTGGAGCAAAAAGCTCAATCTGTCTACGATAGTTTAGATCCAGAGGCTCAAAGATGCACTCAATGGATTTTTCTGAGTCTGACTCAACTGGGAGAAGGTACGGAAGATACCCGTCGTCGGATTCCTAAAAGCGATCTAGTGGTGGCTAAATATCCTCCCGAATTGGTGGAAAGAACGCTCAAAGCTTTGACAGATGCTAAGTTAGTGGTAGTAAGCTGTGAAGAAGAAGTTGGGACAGCTAAAGGGCAAACTAGTCAAGAATTACCAAATTCTGGCTTAAAACCCCAGGAAATATCGGTAGAAGTCGCCCATGAAATCTTGATTCGTCATTGGTCAACTTTGCGGTGGTGGCTGCAAGAAAACCGCGCTAGATTGAGTTTACAAAGACAGGTGGAAGCTGCTGCTCGTCTTTGGCAAGAAAATGCTCACCAAAGCGACTTTTTACTCCAAGGAGTTCGATTAGGAGCAGCAGAAGAAATTTATATTAAATACACCGATGAATTATCAACTGAGGTACAGCACTTCCTCGAAGCTTGTTTAGCAGCGCGAAACGAACAGCAACTACAAGCCAAAAAAAGACTGAGACAGACACAAGCTGTAGCTGTAGGGGCGATCGCTTTAGGAATATTAGCGATGGGTTTGGGTAGTTTGGCTTATGTACAAGGGGAGAAAGCAGCATTAAGTGAGGTTTCGGCTTTAAAATCCCTATCTTTAGCTAGTTTAAGCTCAAATCACCAATTAGAAGCTTTAGTCGCTAGCTTGAAAGCAGCGAAAAAGTGGCAACATCAGAGAAAGCTACTGAGTCTGGTTCCTGGGAGTGATTATGCTACCCATGAGAAACTGATGCTTAGTGTCTTAATGCAAACTATCTATGAGACTCAGGAACGCAACCGCTTGTTAGGACATGGTTCTTGGGTAACTACAGCAATTTTTAGTCCTAATGGGCAAATTATTGCTTCTGCTAGTGTCGATCGCACCATCAAACTTTGGAAAGTTGACGGAACTCTAATTCAAACCCTCACGGGACATACTCAAGGAGTCAATAGCGTCACTTTTAGCCCTGATGGACAAATTTTAGCTTCTGCTAGTAGCGATCGCACTATCAAACTCTGGAAAGTTGACGGAACTTTAATTAAAACCCTCACCGGACATACAGACAGCGTTTTGGGGGTAAGTTTTAGCGCTGATGGACAGCAACTAGCATCAGTAAGTAGCGATCGCACCATTAAAATTTGGACAGTTGACGGTCAATTAGTCAAGAATTTACCAGGTACTCTCAAACAGTTCACTGTAGTTAAATTTAACCCTCAATTTACCACTTTAGCTGTCGGTAATTCTGATGGTTCCGTAGAACTGTGGAATCAAGACGGGAAATTTCAGAAGACATTAGGTAAACACTCAGCAGAAGTCGATAGCTTGGCTTTTAGCCCCGATGGTCAGGCATTAGTTTCTGGTAGTGAAGATGGTACACTCAAGCTATGGCAGTTGGAGCAGGGCACGCAACGCACGCTGAGCCAAAATAATGAAGATCTACCTCGGCGTGAAGGTCCTATCAAAAGTGTTAGTTTTAGTCCAGATGGGAAATATATCCTTTCTGCTGGTGGGGATGCAGCTATTCGATTGTGGAGTGTAGATGGTAGCTTATTAGCTACTTTTTTGGGACATACTCGCGGTATCAACAGCGTTAGTTTTAGTCCAGTTGGTGCGACGATGCCTTCAGGAATTGGTCAATCGATTATTTCGGCTAGCGATGACCAAACTGTGAGAATTTGGCATTGGGGGGAAGTCGTACCGACATCTTTAGTGGGTCATGAAAGTGATATAGTTGGCTTGAATTTTAGTCCTGATGGTCAAACTTTAGCTTCATCTAGTCAAGATGGGACAGTGAAGCTATGGAATTGGCAAACTAAGACATTATTAAATACTTTGAGGGGACATACCTCTTGGCTAACTAGTGTCAGTTTTAGTCCCGATGGTCAAACCCTAGTTTCAGCTAGTGCTGATAAGACCATGAAAGTTTGGACTAGCGCTGGTAATTTACTGCAAACCCTATCAGGTCACCAAGGTTGGGTGATTAGTGCCAATTTTAGTCCCATAGGTCTAAATTTAGTTTCAGGTAGTGCGGATGGCACAATTAAATTATGGGAACGTCCTGCAAATACTAGCCTATTTGCCAGCCAACCTAAAGCAACCCTAACCGGACATACTGGATGGGTAACTAGCGTCAGTTTTAGTCCTGATGCTCAATTAATCGCTTCTGCTAGTGCTGATAAAACTGTCAAAATATGGAATCTCAAAGGTGAATTAATCCACACCCTAGAGAAACATCTAGCCAGTGTTTGGGATGTCAGTTTTAGCCCTGACGGTCAGTTATTGGGTTCGGCTAGTCAAGATGGTACGATTAATCTATGGCAAAGTAATGGAACTTGGCTGAAAACCCTAGAAGGTCACGAAAACGAAGTAAATACTCTAGCTTTTAGCCCAGATAGCCAGTTAATTGCCTCTGGTAGCGATGATGACACGATGAAAATTTGGAATCGGGAAGGGGATTTACTCAAAACCCTCTCAGGACACGGGGGTAACATTAGAAGTGTGGCTTTTAGCCTTGATGGTCATACTTTAGCAACTGGAAGCAGCGATCGCACCATCAAACTCTGGGATTTACGCGCAGTTGAATTACAAAAACGCGACTTGAATAGTTTAATTTCAGTTGGCTGTCAGGAAGTGCGCGATTATCTCAAGACTAACTCAAAAATAGAAGAGAGCGATCGCTCTTTGTGCGATTCTTAA
- a CDS encoding type II toxin-antitoxin system HicB family antitoxin, with translation MKSKEFYVVIERDEDGIYVGEVPQIKACYSQGETIDELMQNIREVIEMCLEELEEQSTTEFIGIQRVVV, from the coding sequence ATGAAAAGCAAAGAGTTTTATGTTGTAATTGAACGCGATGAAGATGGAATATATGTTGGTGAAGTTCCTCAAATCAAAGCTTGCTATAGCCAAGGAGAAACCATTGATGAGCTAATGCAAAATATCCGAGAGGTTATTGAAATGTGTCTTGAGGAACTTGAAGAACAATCAACTACTGAATTTATTGGCATTCAAAGGGTGGTAGTTTAG
- a CDS encoding type II toxin-antitoxin system HicA family toxin, whose translation MAKLPNLTGEELIATLQKIGFYVVRQKGSHVRMQHEDSRVVTIPVHAGKTIGKGLLLKILRDADLTKDELVNLLR comes from the coding sequence GTGGCAAAACTCCCAAACTTAACAGGAGAAGAACTGATTGCTACACTTCAAAAGATTGGCTTCTACGTGGTGAGACAAAAAGGTAGTCATGTTCGTATGCAGCATGAAGATAGTCGGGTTGTTACTATTCCAGTTCATGCTGGTAAGACAATTGGTAAAGGTTTACTTTTGAAGATTCTTAGAGATGCCGATCTCACTAAAGATGAATTGGTAAATTTGCTAAGATAA
- a CDS encoding type II toxin-antitoxin system RelN family antitoxin, translating to MKALKVMGTIDDRGQLTLDRPLVTDKNSRVEVIVLIPEEADPDDKSQTEVLGDFRQAWHEAMTGQTIPVSQLWEGLEDG from the coding sequence ATGAAAGCACTTAAAGTCATGGGAACGATCGATGATCGAGGACAACTAACTTTAGATCGCCCACTTGTAACAGATAAAAATAGCCGAGTAGAAGTGATTGTTTTAATCCCAGAAGAAGCAGATCCAGACGATAAATCTCAAACCGAAGTGTTAGGAGATTTCCGGCAAGCTTGGCACGAAGCTATGACGGGACAAACTATACCAGTCTCTCAACTTTGGGAAGGGCTTGAAGATGGATGA
- a CDS encoding type II toxin-antitoxin system RelE/ParE family toxin: MDEQPLIQVEAAPTFSRNLRALAKKYRSIQNDIQPIIEQLEQGELPGDRISGIGYAVFKLRVRNSDNQKGKSGGYRLIYYLKTAVAIILLTIYAKSEQVDLAADDIQSIIAEYDRCAGEGKKDEEI, translated from the coding sequence ATGGATGAACAGCCTTTAATTCAAGTTGAAGCTGCACCAACATTCAGCCGCAATCTCCGCGCTCTCGCTAAAAAATATCGCAGTATTCAGAACGATATACAGCCGATTATCGAACAACTTGAGCAGGGAGAGTTACCAGGAGATCGAATATCTGGAATTGGTTATGCAGTCTTCAAACTGAGAGTACGAAACAGCGACAATCAAAAAGGTAAGAGTGGTGGTTACCGTCTGATTTACTACCTCAAAACAGCAGTAGCGATCATTTTGCTGACGATTTACGCCAAATCCGAACAGGTGGATCTTGCCGCAGACGATATTCAGAGCATCATTGCCGAATATGATCGATGTGCGGGTGAAGGTAAAAAGGATGAGGAGATCTAG
- a CDS encoding DUF2283 domain-containing protein, whose protein sequence is MKKISYSKDVDALLIELSHAPIAYAEDEGQVILHYSQDDKLVLVQILDFRRLMSNENVTVSLAS, encoded by the coding sequence ATGAAAAAGATTAGCTATAGCAAAGATGTTGATGCTCTATTAATTGAACTTTCTCACGCTCCAATTGCCTACGCTGAAGATGAAGGACAAGTAATTTTGCATTATTCTCAAGATGACAAGCTAGTTCTAGTTCAAATCCTAGATTTTCGACGATTGATGTCGAATGAAAATGTGACTGTATCGTTAGCATCCTGA
- a CDS encoding Uma2 family endonuclease, whose protein sequence is MIMQAEEKKTYTLDEYLEFEVNSDTRHEYINGEIIPMTGGTPEHNEIASILNAAFRMSLKGKSYSIFVADQRLWIPDRNLYTYPDVMVVPRPLQRQPGRTDTIINPVIIAEVLSKSTKSYDRDEKFSAYRTIPTFQEYLLIDQYTPHIEQYSKTGSSKWLFTEYNGIGSSISLASISFEISLADIYESFEFAP, encoded by the coding sequence ATGATTATGCAAGCTGAAGAGAAAAAGACTTATACACTTGATGAGTATCTTGAGTTTGAAGTAAATTCAGACACGCGACACGAATACATCAATGGAGAAATCATTCCCATGACTGGCGGCACTCCTGAGCATAATGAAATTGCCAGTATCCTCAATGCTGCCTTCAGGATGAGTTTGAAAGGTAAATCCTACAGTATTTTTGTGGCGGATCAGCGACTTTGGATTCCTGATCGTAATCTTTACACCTATCCTGATGTTATGGTTGTACCCCGCCCACTCCAACGGCAACCAGGGCGAACTGACACGATTATTAACCCAGTCATTATTGCTGAAGTGCTGTCAAAATCAACCAAAAGCTACGACAGGGATGAAAAATTTTCGGCTTATCGCACCATTCCCACATTTCAGGAATATCTATTAATCGACCAATACACGCCACATATTGAGCAATACTCCAAAACAGGATCTTCCAAATGGCTTTTCACAGAATATAACGGCATAGGATCGTCTATTTCCCTAGCATCTATTTCCTTTGAAATTAGCTTAGCAGATATTTATGAAAGCTTTGAGTTCGCTCCTTAA
- a CDS encoding DUF2358 domain-containing protein, producing the protein MKALSSLLKGKGYMDILEILKQDYQKFPHDQTYSIYAENVFFKDPMNQFQGIERYQTMIGFIKNWFKNPQLDLHDIQRSGNTITTRWTLSWTTPLPWNPHISIPGWSELKVNQDELICSHIDYWNCSRLDVVRQHIFPLQSLK; encoded by the coding sequence ATGAAAGCTTTGAGTTCGCTCCTTAAAGGTAAGGGTTATATGGATATTCTAGAAATACTAAAACAAGACTATCAGAAATTTCCTCACGATCAAACTTATAGCATCTACGCTGAAAATGTCTTTTTCAAAGATCCTATGAATCAATTTCAAGGAATTGAACGTTATCAAACAATGATTGGTTTTATCAAAAATTGGTTTAAAAACCCACAGCTAGATTTACATGATATCCAACGCTCTGGTAACACTATTACTACTCGTTGGACTTTGAGTTGGACAACTCCATTACCGTGGAATCCCCACATTTCTATTCCTGGTTGGAGTGAATTAAAAGTTAATCAAGATGAGCTAATTTGTTCTCACATCGATTATTGGAATTGTTCTCGTTTAGATGTAGTGCGGCAACATATATTCCCTTTACAAAGTTTAAAATAG
- a CDS encoding TRC40/GET3/ArsA family transport-energizing ATPase — protein MRLILMTGKGGVGKTSVAAATGLRCAELGYKTLVLSTDPAHSLADSFDLELGHEPLEVKPNLWGAELDALKELEGNWGSVKRYITQVLQARGLDGVQAEELAILPGMDEIFALVRMKRHYDEGEFDVLIIDSAPTGTALRLLSLPEVGGWYMRRFYKPLQQVSVVLRPLVEPFFKPIAGFSLPDKEVMDAPYEFYEQIEALEKILTDNKITSVRLVTNPEKMVLKESLRAHAYLSLYNVATDLVIANRIIPDSVTDPFFKRWKESQQEYRQQIHDDFSPLPVKEVPLYSEEMCGFAALERLKETLYKDEDPSQIFYKETTLKVFQENNQYFLEIYLPSVPKDRIQLSKTGDELNITIGNHRRNMVLPQALAALTPAGAKMESDYLRIKFA, from the coding sequence ATGCGTTTGATTCTCATGACTGGTAAAGGAGGCGTAGGTAAAACCTCCGTAGCTGCGGCTACTGGCTTGCGTTGTGCGGAACTAGGCTATAAAACTCTAGTCTTGAGTACAGATCCGGCTCATTCTCTAGCTGACAGCTTCGATCTCGAATTAGGACACGAGCCACTAGAAGTAAAACCGAACCTTTGGGGAGCCGAATTAGACGCTTTAAAGGAATTGGAAGGTAACTGGGGTTCTGTAAAGCGATATATTACTCAGGTATTGCAAGCTAGAGGCTTAGATGGCGTTCAAGCTGAAGAATTAGCCATTTTACCAGGAATGGATGAAATTTTTGCCCTGGTGAGAATGAAGCGCCACTATGACGAGGGAGAATTTGATGTTTTAATCATTGACTCAGCACCTACCGGAACCGCTTTGAGATTGTTGAGTTTACCAGAGGTAGGCGGCTGGTATATGAGAAGATTTTACAAACCTTTGCAACAAGTATCAGTCGTATTGCGTCCTTTAGTAGAGCCATTTTTTAAACCAATTGCCGGATTTTCTTTACCAGATAAAGAGGTAATGGATGCTCCTTATGAATTCTATGAGCAAATCGAAGCTTTAGAGAAAATCTTGACTGATAATAAGATTACTTCGGTCAGATTAGTCACCAATCCTGAAAAAATGGTATTGAAGGAATCATTACGCGCTCATGCTTATTTAAGCTTGTACAATGTTGCTACCGATCTAGTAATTGCTAACCGCATTATTCCCGATTCTGTCACCGATCCATTTTTCAAACGTTGGAAAGAAAGCCAACAGGAATACCGCCAACAAATTCATGATGATTTTAGTCCATTACCAGTCAAAGAAGTTCCCCTCTATTCTGAGGAAATGTGTGGTTTTGCGGCTTTAGAAAGATTGAAAGAAACTTTATACAAAGATGAAGATCCTTCCCAAATTTTTTATAAAGAAACTACTTTAAAAGTATTCCAAGAAAATAACCAATACTTCTTAGAAATCTATCTGCCATCAGTTCCCAAAGATCGGATTCAATTAAGTAAAACTGGAGATGAATTAAACATTACGATTGGAAATCATCGTCGTAATATGGTGCTTCCTCAAGCTTTAGCGGCTTTAACCCCTGCTGGTGCGAAAATGGAATCAGATTATTTGAGAATCAAATTTGCCTAG